A part of Chlamydia ibidis 10-1398/6 genomic DNA contains:
- the sufB gene encoding Fe-S cluster assembly protein SufB → MDQSIETFLQNQQDYPYGFVTPVVSEGLARGLSEETIEQISALRNEPSYMTDFRLKAYRYWKNLQEPAWARLHYGPIDYEDIIYFSAPKQKNPLGRLEDADPEILETFKKLGIPLDEQKRLLNVENVAVDLVFDSVSIGTTFKESLDKAGVIFCSLGEAIREHPDLVKKYLGTVVSYRDNFFSALNSAVFSDGSFVYIPKGVRCPMEISTYFRINDKESGQFERTLIIAEDDAFVSYLEGCTAPSFSSNQLHAAVVELVAHNRATIRYSTVQNWFSGDKKTGKGGIYNFVTKRGLCSGHKSKISWSQVEVGAAITWKYPSCILKGDESVGEFYSIALTTGKMQADTGTKMVHIGKNTSSTVISKGISSDDSHNTFRSLVSIGDKATDSRNYTQCDSMLIGCSCGAYTDPKITVGNSTSSVEHEATTSKLREDQLLYLRSRGLSSEEAVSLIVHGFCREIIEQLPLEFAREASKLLFVKLENSVG, encoded by the coding sequence ATGGACCAATCTATAGAAACTTTTTTGCAGAATCAGCAGGATTATCCCTACGGTTTTGTGACTCCAGTAGTGTCAGAGGGACTAGCAAGAGGACTAAGCGAAGAAACGATAGAGCAGATTTCTGCTTTACGTAATGAGCCCTCTTATATGACGGATTTCCGGTTGAAAGCATATCGCTACTGGAAAAATTTGCAAGAACCCGCTTGGGCTCGCTTGCATTATGGCCCTATCGATTATGAAGACATCATTTATTTCTCAGCTCCTAAGCAGAAGAATCCTCTAGGACGTTTAGAAGATGCTGATCCCGAAATTTTAGAAACTTTTAAAAAGCTTGGAATTCCTCTAGACGAGCAGAAACGATTGCTCAATGTGGAAAACGTAGCCGTAGATTTAGTTTTTGATTCTGTTTCTATAGGCACTACATTTAAGGAGTCTTTAGATAAGGCCGGCGTTATTTTTTGTTCATTAGGGGAGGCTATTCGTGAGCATCCCGATCTTGTTAAAAAATACTTAGGCACAGTAGTTTCCTACAGAGATAATTTCTTTTCTGCTTTGAATTCTGCTGTATTTAGTGACGGATCTTTTGTTTATATTCCTAAGGGTGTGCGATGCCCTATGGAAATATCGACATACTTTAGGATCAATGATAAAGAATCCGGACAGTTCGAAAGAACGTTAATTATTGCAGAGGATGATGCTTTTGTTAGTTATTTAGAGGGATGTACAGCCCCCTCCTTCTCTTCAAATCAATTACACGCAGCAGTTGTTGAATTGGTAGCACATAACCGTGCAACGATCCGTTATTCTACAGTACAGAATTGGTTTTCCGGAGATAAAAAGACAGGGAAAGGCGGGATCTATAACTTTGTGACTAAACGTGGGTTATGTTCGGGTCATAAATCAAAGATTTCTTGGTCGCAAGTAGAAGTCGGTGCTGCAATTACCTGGAAATATCCCAGTTGTATTCTCAAGGGAGACGAAAGTGTCGGGGAGTTTTATTCGATAGCTCTAACGACAGGGAAAATGCAAGCGGATACAGGGACAAAGATGGTGCATATTGGTAAGAATACATCGTCTACTGTTATTTCTAAGGGTATCTCTTCTGATGATTCGCATAATACGTTTAGAAGCTTAGTATCTATAGGGGATAAAGCAACGGATAGTCGGAATTATACCCAATGTGACTCTATGCTGATAGGCTGTTCCTGTGGCGCTTACACGGATCCTAAGATTACTGTTGGAAATTCTACATCATCGGTGGAACATGAAGCAACAACCTCTAAGCTTCGTGAGGACCAATTACTTTATTTGCGTAGCCGAGGATTAAGTTCGGAGGAAGCTGTGAGTCTAATAGTCCATGGTTTTTGTCGTGAAATTATAGAGCAGCTACCTCTGGAGTTTGCTAGAGAAGCGTCTAAACTTCTGTTTGTTAAGTTGGAAAATAGTGTGGGGTAG
- a CDS encoding SufD family Fe-S cluster assembly protein, with protein MLAFLEHCYSVTPGSPIHEAARDCYLEHSKNQSFRDVFRSFSWIQGIVETPNEYHIACGGSETVKQHWLHRENSFGFECVLINGKYEPSLSQLPDGVVFLPLNQARSMFSTFLHSFSVHTHPLAFLNAVCAKDEGVVIYVPEYMQVSEPLCVRHVSLPISEDEHVVYSPKIVVIMGREASAEINVYHHTELDRGSTYSQAIVNGVTELFIAEKAELSLTMFPKYISEEKFSWTHVVTVEENGSCCVIQNLLESVQGYGWFDNIFSMVGKGAYAESLVAALSTRKTWVRNLMDHDAEATTSRQDIKSILNSGEFIFEGGIRITSQGIFSCAEQNHRTLLLCDEARVSTFPRLEILADDVKASHGATVGPLDPKQVFYMRSRGMTKEEAQKKLVQGFLSVQPSAEAFPKLIAMKESHKCHSDFPHA; from the coding sequence ATGCTAGCGTTTTTAGAGCACTGTTATTCTGTAACTCCAGGATCGCCTATCCATGAAGCTGCTCGAGATTGTTACTTAGAACATTCAAAAAACCAGTCCTTTCGGGATGTTTTTCGCAGCTTTTCTTGGATCCAAGGAATCGTAGAAACCCCAAATGAATATCATATAGCTTGTGGAGGATCTGAGACAGTAAAGCAACACTGGCTACATCGTGAAAATTCTTTCGGGTTTGAATGCGTTTTGATCAATGGTAAATATGAGCCTTCATTATCTCAATTACCTGATGGCGTGGTGTTTTTGCCGCTAAACCAAGCGCGTTCTATGTTTTCTACGTTTTTACATAGCTTTAGTGTGCATACACACCCATTGGCTTTTTTAAATGCTGTGTGCGCGAAGGATGAAGGAGTCGTTATTTATGTCCCTGAATATATGCAAGTAAGTGAACCACTATGTGTTCGGCATGTTTCTTTGCCTATTTCTGAGGACGAACATGTGGTTTATTCTCCAAAAATCGTTGTTATTATGGGGAGAGAGGCCAGTGCGGAAATTAATGTATATCATCATACCGAATTAGATAGAGGAAGTACTTACAGTCAAGCTATTGTTAATGGTGTTACTGAATTGTTTATCGCTGAGAAAGCTGAGCTTTCTTTGACGATGTTCCCAAAATATATCAGCGAAGAAAAGTTCAGTTGGACACATGTAGTAACTGTAGAAGAAAACGGATCTTGCTGTGTTATTCAAAATCTCTTGGAATCCGTACAGGGATATGGTTGGTTTGATAATATTTTCTCAATGGTCGGGAAGGGAGCGTATGCTGAGTCTTTAGTGGCAGCTCTGTCCACGAGGAAAACATGGGTTCGAAATCTTATGGACCATGATGCAGAAGCCACTACTTCTCGTCAGGACATCAAATCTATACTGAATTCCGGAGAATTTATATTTGAAGGGGGTATACGTATCACTTCTCAAGGAATATTTTCTTGTGCGGAGCAAAATCATCGTACTCTTCTTCTCTGTGATGAAGCTCGCGTATCTACATTTCCGCGTTTGGAAATACTAGCAGATGATGTAAAAGCTTCACACGGGGCTACCGTAGGGCCTCTAGATCCTAAACAAGTATTCTATATGCGATCTCGAGGCATGACAAAAGAAGAAGCGCAAAAAAAACTCGTACAAGGGTTTTTATCTGTGCAGCCTTCTGCAGAGGCTTTCCCTAAACTTATAGCAATGAAAGAATCCCATAAATGTCATAGTGATTTCCCCCATGCCTAG
- a CDS encoding SufS family cysteine desulfurase yields the protein MPRIKEDFPIFIAKEKEGVPYVYLDSAATTHKPQQVIDVITDFYTNSYATVNRVVYGASQDVTHSYHGVRDKIARWIGATYGDEIIFTRGTTAALNLLAISANDSLIPPGGVVLVSEAEHHANVVSWELACRRKGSCVKKIKVHDSGIIDLNHLEDLLHEGAHFVSIPHINNVTGAIQPVQDIASLVHRYGAYISVDGAQGVAHQLVQVVLWDVDFYAFSGHKIYGPTGVGVLYGKRELLKELPPVEGGGDMLSVYDSVTPKYLSAPMKFEAGTPPIAAILGLGAAIDYLESLSSPIYQNEEALTQYLHKRLLDIPGLEIIGPSLGKPRGALISLKVEGAHVLDLGCLLDLEGIAVRTGHQCAQPAMARWNLGHVLRASLGIYNDKEDIDIFVTVLQKAIDQIR from the coding sequence ATGCCTAGAATTAAGGAAGACTTTCCTATTTTTATTGCCAAAGAAAAAGAAGGCGTTCCATATGTTTATCTAGATTCTGCTGCGACTACTCATAAGCCACAACAGGTGATAGATGTTATCACCGATTTTTATACAAATAGTTACGCTACTGTTAATCGTGTTGTGTATGGAGCTTCGCAGGATGTTACTCACAGTTATCATGGTGTGAGAGATAAGATTGCCCGGTGGATAGGAGCAACCTATGGTGATGAAATTATTTTCACTCGAGGAACAACAGCGGCATTAAATCTGCTAGCGATATCAGCAAATGATAGTCTTATCCCTCCAGGTGGAGTAGTTTTGGTTTCTGAAGCGGAGCATCATGCTAACGTAGTTTCCTGGGAGTTAGCATGCCGACGTAAAGGTTCTTGTGTTAAGAAAATTAAAGTTCATGACTCAGGGATTATCGACCTTAACCATTTAGAAGATTTATTACACGAAGGAGCGCATTTTGTAAGCATTCCTCATATAAATAATGTCACTGGTGCTATTCAGCCTGTTCAAGATATTGCCTCACTCGTGCACAGGTATGGTGCGTACATTAGTGTTGATGGGGCACAGGGAGTAGCTCATCAGTTGGTACAAGTTGTTCTCTGGGATGTAGATTTTTATGCCTTTTCAGGGCATAAGATTTATGGCCCTACAGGTGTTGGGGTACTTTATGGTAAGAGAGAGCTCTTAAAAGAATTACCTCCTGTGGAAGGTGGAGGCGATATGCTATCCGTTTATGACAGTGTGACCCCTAAATATCTGTCTGCGCCGATGAAATTCGAAGCAGGAACTCCTCCTATTGCAGCGATTTTAGGTTTAGGAGCAGCTATTGATTATCTCGAAAGTTTATCTAGTCCCATATATCAGAATGAGGAAGCTCTTACACAATACCTGCATAAGAGACTATTAGATATCCCTGGTTTAGAGATTATAGGTCCATCACTTGGGAAACCTAGAGGTGCTCTGATAAGTTTGAAAGTTGAAGGAGCGCATGTTCTGGATCTTGGTTGTTTATTGGATCTTGAAGGGATTGCTGTGCGCACAGGCCATCAATGTGCTCAACCAG
- the sufC gene encoding Fe-S cluster assembly ATPase SufC, whose protein sequence is MLHIENLHVYCNDVKILHDLSLHIGPGELHIIMGPNGAGKSTFAKVLSGDDSVAVASGSLRIFEEDLLDKAPEERAQLGLFVGFQVPPEIPGVNNKLFLKDAYNACRRSKQAEEIGEEEFDLFLTSLQETYDFVPFSHFLERDVNEGFSGGERKKNEIWQMLVLEPEMVFLDEPDSGLDVDSLRFICKTIEKYRSLHPKCSLCIITHNPKLGQLLRPDYVHILLEGSIVQSGDITLMQELEHKSYHEVLEHASRG, encoded by the coding sequence ATGTTACATATAGAAAACCTGCATGTATACTGTAACGATGTTAAGATTTTACATGATCTAAGTCTACATATTGGTCCTGGTGAGCTACATATTATTATGGGTCCTAATGGTGCGGGTAAGTCGACTTTTGCCAAGGTGTTATCTGGAGATGATAGCGTTGCCGTTGCTTCAGGTAGTTTACGTATATTTGAGGAAGATCTTCTAGATAAGGCTCCTGAAGAGCGGGCACAGCTAGGATTATTTGTAGGATTTCAGGTCCCTCCAGAAATTCCTGGTGTCAATAATAAGCTATTTTTAAAAGATGCCTATAATGCATGCCGACGTTCCAAACAAGCGGAAGAAATTGGTGAAGAAGAATTTGACTTATTCCTAACAAGCCTACAGGAAACCTATGATTTCGTGCCTTTCTCCCACTTTTTAGAACGAGATGTAAATGAAGGGTTTTCGGGGGGCGAGCGTAAGAAAAATGAAATTTGGCAAATGTTAGTTTTGGAACCTGAGATGGTTTTTCTAGATGAGCCAGATTCTGGGCTAGATGTGGATTCCTTACGATTTATATGTAAGACGATAGAAAAGTATCGTAGCCTACATCCTAAATGTAGTTTGTGTATCATTACTCATAATCCAAAATTAGGGCAACTTCTACGCCCTGATTATGTGCACATTTTATTAGAAGGTAGTATTGTCCAATCAGGCGATATCACTTTAATGCAAGAATTGGAACATAAGAGTTATCACGAAGTTTTAGAACACGCTTCTCGAGGATAG